Within Fusarium fujikuroi IMI 58289 draft genome, chromosome FFUJ_chr08, the genomic segment AGATGTTGTCAACGTAGGCAGCCTTGCCGTTAAGATACTGTCACAGTATTAGCCGTTTTCTTGGCTCGTTGGAAGTAAAGCGTACCTGGAGGTAGTAGGCATGCTCCCAcatatcaacaccaaaaataGGAACCTCTCCTCCAACAACAGGATCCTGATCCTTTGTCGTAACAATACGAAGGCCGTGCGTATCCTTAACAAGCCATCCCCATCCACTACCCTGCAATCCCAGAAGTGTCTTCTTGAATGCCTCCTGGAAAGCCTGAATGCTACCCCACGTCTTTGAGATCTCAGCGCTAAGTGTAGGAGCACTCTCGGGCTTGGAGTCAGTAGAGCTAGAAGGGCTAAGATTCTCCCAGAAGAGAGAGTGGTTGATGTGACCGCCGCCGTTGAACTTGATGGCTGATTGCAGGGCGATCTGGCCGGCGATGTCGTTGGTTGAAGTAGCGGTTGCGTAGTTCTTTAGCGCGGCGTTGAGGTTTGTCACGTaggcttggtgatgtttgCTATGGTGTAGCTCCATGATTTGAGCAGAGATGCTAGGCTCAAGGGCCTTTTGTCATGGTCAACTTGTCATACTTTCACGATAGATATCACAGCGGGGAGCTCACATCGTAGGCGTACGGCAACGCCGGAAGAGAGTAAGTACCAACAGACATGGCAGAAAACGACTGGATATTATCAGGAAGAGTAGTATAAGCTTGATTATGATCAGAAGCAAGATCAGGttcagacgacgacgaggaagttgagacaaagaagaagaggggtaGAAGCGGGATCCGAGAGAAGAACATGATGGAGAGCGATTGCGTCAGAGCTAGcaattaataatatcttcttgtTGCGTGCTTCCTCGGTAGTTGGTTGGTACGTATTCCGGGGACTCGAGTTCATCAAGGTGTTTGCTTgctgtgttgttgatggagaagagagtcGCACTAATTATTGCGCAAACTTGCTCATACTCGCTAACACCTCAGAACCTTGTCGCCTGTAAAGGTTGCCCAATTGGGAACGACGCTAGGTCTTGCGACTCAGTGATTGGTTCTTGTCTATGGCTTGGACTTGGATGAGAGACTTCGAGAGAGATACGGCGAGTTTCAGACTACCAGCTAGTAGTGAGTATATCTTGTAATGGTTATATTTGTTCTTAATGAACTATTTCTCTTCGTCTTATATTCTGATCTTGAACATTTAATCTCTGCATCACCAAGTTCCACCAGTGCATTTACACTCACCAAGCCATCGACATCACCATGTGCGGCCCAGAAAACACAAACAGACCTCGAGGCGGCGCTCTCGCCGCTCTCAATCCTCCCAACAACTCTATCTCATCCAATATTTGCGGTGACCTCGCTTTTCACACTCCCGGAAGTCCTTCGAGCTCAAGAGCAACACACGCAAGACTCACACCAGGTGAAGAGTGCAGTATGAAGGGCTTCTCCGACTTATACGTTGTAATTCAGTGAGTCTCATACTTCTGCTTCCCAACAGTCCGATATTaacttcaagaagctctaGTGGTGACTTGACGAGAAACGCCAGCGAATGTGGACTCTTCCGCCAATTTTGCCTCCAAACACCTCCGACGTCTCGCGAATACGTCGAGTTGCCACTTCAAGGGCCATTATCACTTGAGGTTGGCGGTGATGGGATCATAGGAAGACGTGTTTCAGTGTACTCAAGGCTGGCGTCTGGAGACGAGATCGTTGCTGAAGGCATCGTCGGCTTCAATTTCATGAGCCAAGAAGCACCTGAGGAAACGTCTTGTCCATCGTCGCCTTCTCCATCGCTGTAGTGAGGAACCTCTATGGCTTGTGGCTGCAGATCCAGGGCCATCAAGGTGGATGAGTTGCGTCCTGGCGCCTGGGCGGGGATAAGAAACATGGTGGGTTAGCTCAGGTGGTCAGCCATTATCATCATTCTGGCGTCAATTTTGTAAGggttctctttttttaatttggAGTTGGTATCATGTCTGCGGATGAGGGATGGGCCAGCACTGTGCAATTTAACTTCAAGCATGCAATCAAGGAGGCGTTGGCGACATGGCGTTGCGATCTTTCAAATCAGAATGTATAAGAGCGTTTATTCTCATAGCGCCCCCTGGACCTTGAAACCGTGGAACTCCATCTTCGCTTCTCTTGCCGTTTTGCCGTGCATGATTCTGTCTCTCATACTCCTCCATATCAGCAGCAAGATACCTACCCAGCTTCGCATGAGTATGTTCAGACGCCTAAATTgtcaagaccttgaagagTTGATTGGATAGCTCAATTCGATTACTGGGAGGTTATTATTTGTCCGTTAAATCATGGGTTCGCTGACGGATATAAAAGCGTCTCTTCACCCAACTTGAAACGGCATTGATTGGCATGGGTAACTACACTaccaacacaacacaacaccacaccatcatcgtcaacaccaaatcACTTCTACCGAGACAAATGTACGAACAAACATCAAATACTCACTTGCTACAATATCTTTCCATCGTAATATTTAGCCACAAAAGGCTGCCTCATTCATTCAGCCTAAGCCTGCAACACAGCCACGCACAGCCACATCAACCTCACCCACTCCCTTCTCCATCACCCGTCATGTCAGCCTCGCTCACCAACCACTAATAGTCTAAGAATATCAACCACTTCAGCCATggaagccaagccaagatgTCCAAAAACAAGAAACCCCAGTTCATTTTCCAACTCCTGATCAGGGTCCTTCCTTCCCTGTTTCACGGCCCAATTCCCTCCCTCGTTTAAATAAATCGCCCataaccaacaaccaacaaacagactctctctctctctttgttCCTCTCGTCATTCATTCCCTTGTATCCCTACCCACCGCCTTTTACCAAAATACAATGCCCTTTGTCGCAAACACCCCCGAGTCCTACCTCAACCGCTCCGACTCAAAAGCCGTAAACGGAACATGTCGTGGATTAACCTCCAATGGCCGCCCGTGCCGTCGCGCCGTTCATCAGACAGCGCCCAAGACTGACAAGCGCGGAAGACCTGTTACTCCAGACCCTCGTGATGAGAGTCTCTACTGCTGGCAGCATCGGGAGCAGGCGAATATGTCGGCGCATTCGAGTCCGGGACCTAGGGCTACTTCGACGCCGATCTTGGAAGGACGAACGAGTTTGGATACGCTTGCGGATAGGTTGGGATTGATGGATTTGcaggagaaaaagaaatataggaGAGATACTGAAGGGCGAAAGCAGAGCGCGCCGAGACCGAAACCGCAGCCCAAGCAGTCTCTTCTGTGTTGCTGCTTCTCAGTGCCTCTGCAAGATGTCCAGGAGTCCCAGCCTTCACgacctcaacctcgtccAGTCCAGAAAACATCAGCTTCGGTACCGCCCAAGCGCACTTCAAAACAACACCTCACCGCATCGCAAAACAACTCTTCCGCCAAAAACTCTCGACGCTCGCGCAAATCCACTGGCTCGCAGACAGCGCAGATCAAAGACTTCATTCCCGACACTATAGACACCCAGACCGCCTCAGCGCTTATGGCCGAACTAGCTCGTCCCTTTGGCGCTTCGGAGGAACCTGGTTTCATCTACATGTTCTGGCTCACACCTACATCCCAGTCGTCAGCTGCTCCTGTCGACGCCGCGCGCTCGCTTCTCTCTCCACCGTCACCGAATCGGGCACCGCGATCTCGAAGCGCTAGTAACGCTGTTTCAAGTTTCGCAGCCGCTgatccatcaacatcaaagaaCACCATGCTTCTTAAAATCGGTCGCGCAGCAAATGTACAGCGACGTTTGAATCAATGGCAGCGCCAGTGTGGTCATGAAGTTGAGATTCTGCGATACTACCCTTATCTCCCTGGATCGCAGGAATCATCTGGCGTGGTTCCCCATATGACGCAGCATGTGCACCGAGTAGAACGCTTAGTTCACATCGAACTAGCGGGCATGGGTCTCAAGAAAGACGCCGAGAAATGCGATGCTTGTGGGAGAGAGCATCGTGAGTGGTTCGAGGTGGAGGCCACGAGAGAAGGAATCAAGGCCGTCGACGGAGTCATAAGACGGTGGATAGAATGGGATGAAACGATGACATGAAATTAATGATTACATTGCATAGATATATACATATAGCCGGCGTTGGGTTCACATGAATACACGAAGTTACGATCCACAACCCCCAAAAATGTCACGTTTGACCAGACACAAAGCTGCGATCATGgtatctataatataagaacAATCCCTCTCCCATCTATAAGTAAAGCCCATGCCATCTTTCATGACTCGTAAGAAAGTTCTTTCGATCAAATGCACCTCGCGTCCAAATTCCCACGCTATACGAACCGCACCTCATCAAATAGACCTGCTCTGACTTGAATAAGGGCAGCCAGCTCAAAAAGGAAGGATTGTAGGATGATGACATTGGTCACGACGTGCGACACTGAAACAGTAGTTGTGTTCTCCCTTGCTTCTCTGGGTTGAGGAGTTTCGGGCTCTGGCGTATCCATATTTCGAGTCTCTCGTTGAGGTGTCGCAATCTTGGGTTCCTCCGGTTCgtcttccttggtctcggggTCGTGAAACTCGGACTCACTGGGCTCAGGTTCATCGACTTCCACTTCCTTTGCAGGTTcgccttcttcagcatcagccgAGGTGGTGCCTTCAACCTCTGACTCGACCGGTTCCATCGGTTCCGCAACTTCAGGCGCAGTCTCAGCGTCAGAAAGATCAGTCTCCGTATCTTCCGTCTTcgcatcatcctcatccttcgcCTCCACAGGTAATTGCTCGGTAAGATCAGTCACAGTATCCTCAAACTGgtcctcatcagcttcagaggGAGCCTGCTCAGTATGCCCCTCCTCCGCCGCCGCAGCTTCATTCTCTACAGGCTCAGGCATTGGCTTCTTGTCAAATTTGAGAGGAATAGgctcaaccttgacatctGGCAATCCCACCTTCTTAGAGAGGATAGTTTGGTCCATGGCCGCAAATTCTGCCATCTGTCGAGCAAGCACTTCTTCCCTGGCCTTCTGCGCCGAATCGATAGTCTCGAGCGTTCTTGGTGGAGAGTGGCTACGTCCAGGAGTGCCTCGCCCCCTACTATGAGACGCTTCCTTGGAACTAAGCACAGACTTTCCAGGTGTCGCGTTACCACTTCCAGAGCTACGACCCAGCTCTTTGCGTCCTCGCGGGCTGCTGGCACGGCTCGGCGTTCCCAATTCGGACAGGAGACGATGCGCCAATCCTTCCAGTGCCGACGGTCGGGAGGGTGATGCGTTGCGCGATACCTCTTCAAAGCTTGGTCGATCTGGAGGATCTTCGCTGATGGGGGTCGGCCTGGGTGTAGGACCCGCGTGGTGTAACATTGCATCCGCAGTCCTGAAGGCGTCACGCCGTTGTTGCACCAACTCGTCAAATCGGGGAATACTCCTTCTGTAGGCAGCCACCTGCTCTTCAAGTCTTCTGAGAACGTTGAAAACACGTGGTAAAGAGGCCTGCGACCATTGCGGCCGTTGGCGGCATTGTTCCATGGCTTGTAGCTGTTTTTGTTCTGGGGTTGGCGATGGCAGATCTTCaaaatcttcatcatcttcactctctccatcttcatcctctgtAGACTTACGTCtcgtcttctcaacctcatcatatGTATAGGAGGTTGGGCTTCGTGCCAACCATCCTTCGATCTTCATAAAACCGCAAACCGCCAAGTCAACAAGTGTCTCAGTGACGGACAAGTTCGTCTCGACTTGATTTACGAAGAATG encodes:
- a CDS encoding probable manganese superoxide dismutase precursor (sod-2), with product MFFSRIPLLPLFFFVSTSSSSSEPDLASDHNQAYTTLPDNIQSFSAMSVGTYSLPALPYAYDALEPSISAQIMELHHSKHHQAYVTNLNAALKNYATATSTNDIAGQIALQSAIKFNGGGHINHSLFWENLSPSSSTDSKPESAPTLSAEISKTWGSIQAFQEAFKKTLLGLQGSGWGWLVKDTHGLRIVTTKDQDPVVGGEVPIFGVDMWEHAYYLQYLNGKAAYVDNIWNVINWKTAEARFTGTREDAFKVLRASI